A stretch of the bacterium genome encodes the following:
- the hisC gene encoding histidinol-phosphate transaminase, translating into MIEARDLVKRIRPYKPGKPIEEVIRELNLKGDVIKLASNENPLGTSPLAIKAMQKAINECFLYPDDNCCKLRNVLARRFQVDPEATIIGNGSVEILLLAALAYLDPADSAITSEGAFIWFKIAVSIAGARLIEVPMKHYTHDLKSMLMAVKKDTKLIYIDNPNNPTGTMVTKAEVNDFFRQLPSDVLVIMDEAYYEYISDPDYPSSFNYFRAGKDMLILRTFSKIYGLAGARLGYGFAKREIISNLMKLRISFNVNRISQAAGIAALEDFDHVKQGQEVNEAGKEFLFDVYKRLGLFYLPTYGNFIFVDFDKNSQIVFEELQKRGIITRPIKEYGFPNALRITVGTESQNRRLIDALKKII; encoded by the coding sequence ATGATTGAAGCGAGAGATTTAGTCAAGAGAATAAGACCTTACAAACCGGGCAAGCCCATAGAGGAAGTGATTCGGGAGCTGAACCTGAAAGGAGATGTGATTAAACTCGCCTCCAATGAAAATCCGCTGGGTACATCTCCGCTGGCGATCAAAGCCATGCAAAAGGCGATAAATGAATGCTTTCTTTACCCGGATGACAACTGTTGTAAATTAAGGAATGTCTTGGCCCGGAGATTCCAGGTTGACCCGGAAGCGACCATTATTGGCAACGGTTCGGTTGAAATTCTGCTGCTCGCTGCTTTAGCCTACCTTGATCCGGCCGACAGCGCGATCACGAGCGAGGGGGCATTCATCTGGTTTAAGATTGCCGTCAGTATTGCCGGTGCCCGATTAATTGAAGTGCCGATGAAGCATTATACCCATGATTTAAAAAGCATGCTTATGGCCGTAAAAAAGGATACAAAACTGATCTATATTGACAATCCCAATAATCCTACCGGCACGATGGTCACCAAGGCCGAAGTTAATGATTTTTTCAGGCAACTGCCGTCAGATGTGCTGGTGATCATGGATGAAGCCTATTATGAGTACATATCCGACCCGGATTATCCAAGCTCATTCAATTATTTCCGCGCCGGGAAGGATATGCTGATCCTGCGGACCTTTTCCAAGATCTACGGGCTGGCTGGCGCTCGACTGGGTTATGGATTTGCGAAAAGAGAAATAATTTCAAATCTGATGAAATTGAGGATTTCTTTCAATGTCAACAGAATTTCCCAGGCCGCGGGAATCGCCGCGCTTGAGGATTTTGATCATGTGAAACAAGGACAAGAAGTAAACGAGGCAGGCAAAGAATTTCTTTTCGATGTTTACAAAAGACTGGGACTTTTTTATCTGCCGACTTATGGGAACTTCATCTTCGTCGATTTCGATAAAAACAGTCAAATTGTCTTTGAAGAATTGCAAAAAAGGGGTATCATTACCCGCCCGATTAAAGAATACGGTTTTCCCAATGCCCTGCGGATTACGGTCGGCACCGAGAGTCAGAACCGCCGGTTGATCGATGCCCTTAAAAAGATTATTTGA
- a CDS encoding Mrp/NBP35 family ATP-binding protein has translation MSSDKENDLKRLEAMLAKNMAQILAKILVLSNKGGVGKSFVAINIAACLSRRGAKVGLLDADIHGPSVAKMLGFEGKELQMDTEGMVPFQINPNLVAFSMASLLQNTDMPVIWRGPMKMGVLRQFLAEVNWGKLDYLIIDSPPGTGDEPLSICQMINKLTGAIIVTTPQDIALLDSRKCVRFLQQLSVPVLGMLENMSGLSCPNCGTKIDLFKSGGGEKAAREMGVPFLGQVPLDPRIVETTDNGRPFVEMYPDAEAAKILERICRSIDERIRPIKDKEK, from the coding sequence ATGAGTAGTGATAAAGAAAATGACCTGAAACGCCTGGAAGCGATGTTAGCCAAGAATATGGCGCAAATCTTGGCGAAGATACTGGTTTTATCCAACAAGGGCGGGGTCGGCAAAAGTTTTGTGGCTATCAATATAGCGGCTTGTCTGAGCCGCCGGGGAGCAAAAGTGGGGTTGCTTGATGCGGATATCCATGGCCCTTCGGTCGCAAAAATGCTCGGTTTTGAAGGCAAAGAGCTGCAGATGGATACTGAGGGAATGGTTCCGTTTCAAATTAATCCTAATCTTGTTGCCTTTTCCATGGCTTCCCTGCTTCAGAATACCGATATGCCGGTAATCTGGCGGGGACCGATGAAAATGGGCGTTTTGAGGCAGTTCCTTGCCGAAGTAAACTGGGGTAAACTTGACTATTTGATCATTGATTCGCCCCCGGGCACGGGTGATGAGCCGCTTTCCATATGCCAGATGATAAATAAGCTGACCGGCGCGATCATCGTTACCACACCTCAGGATATTGCCCTGCTTGATTCACGCAAATGCGTCCGGTTTCTCCAGCAGCTTTCCGTTCCAGTCCTTGGCATGTTGGAAAACATGAGCGGTTTGAGCTGTCCTAACTGTGGCACCAAAATCGATCTCTTTAAGTCCGGCGGGGGCGAGAAAGCCGCCAGGGAAATGGGTGTGCCATTTTTAGGACAAGTCCCTTTAGACCCGCGGATCGTCGAGACCACTGATAATGGTAGACCATTTGTCGAAATGTATCCGGATGCCGAAGCGGCAAAGATCCTGGAAAGGATATGCCGCTCAATAGACGAAAGAATAAGGCCTATTAAAGATAAAGAGAAATAA
- a CDS encoding NifB/NifX family molybdenum-iron cluster-binding protein, producing MKIAIASDDGKTISSHFGRTRGFVIFEIEGMEIKKQEYRDNTFTGHARGLEGSNHSFDRHAPILEALSDCGVVISHGMGRRIYDDLSNAKIEAFITEIEDVENALKLFLNGNLVNRPELGCSHNEPEVK from the coding sequence ATGAAGATTGCCATTGCATCTGATGACGGGAAAACTATTTCTTCACATTTCGGTCGAACCCGAGGTTTTGTGATTTTTGAGATCGAAGGCATGGAGATCAAGAAACAGGAGTATCGCGACAATACTTTTACGGGTCATGCCCGGGGTCTCGAAGGCTCAAACCATAGCTTTGACCGCCACGCCCCCATTCTTGAGGCCCTTAGCGATTGCGGGGTTGTCATATCGCACGGTATGGGTAGACGGATCTATGACGATCTCAGCAACGCAAAGATCGAAGCATTTATTACAGAGATAGAAGACGTTGAAAATGCGCTGAAACTCTTCCTGAACGGCAATCTGGTGAACCGACCGGAACTCGGTTGCTCTCACAACGAGCCGGAGGTAAAGTAA
- a CDS encoding DUF134 domain-containing protein, with translation MARPQCCRQIGSEPRCCYFKPRGVPLVMLEVEILTLDEFEAVRLADLEGLYQEQAAEKMKVSRQTFGRIIESAHRKVAAALVKGKALRIEGGNIQMNAMLKTGMGSCGFCLCPKCGEKIPHKPGMPCREEKCPKCGVRMIREGSYHHQLVEKKKKGD, from the coding sequence ATGGCGAGACCGCAATGCTGCCGACAAATCGGGTCTGAACCCAGGTGCTGTTATTTTAAACCCCGTGGTGTACCCCTGGTCATGCTTGAAGTCGAAATATTGACTTTGGATGAATTCGAGGCTGTGAGGCTTGCCGACCTTGAGGGTCTTTACCAGGAACAGGCGGCAGAAAAAATGAAGGTGTCGCGTCAGACTTTCGGCAGAATCATTGAGTCGGCGCACAGAAAGGTGGCTGCTGCCTTGGTCAAAGGCAAGGCATTAAGGATTGAAGGAGGTAATATACAAATGAATGCCATGTTAAAAACAGGTATGGGTTCATGCGGATTCTGTTTATGTCCAAAGTGCGGCGAAAAGATACCGCATAAACCAGGAATGCCGTGCCGGGAAGAAAAATGTCCAAAATGCGGAGTAAGAATGATAAGAGAAGGTTCTTACCATCACCAGTTAGTTGAGAAAAAAAAGAAAGGAGATTGA
- a CDS encoding DUF6125 family protein codes for MDQKKFIEPKDLDKKQLLELLEDAARNWLAHDGLWFQAVEKKCGLETAIELDGNAWKEFTQIEARRIMKRLNIKPGGGIPALHQALKFRLYAFVNVQAITEVSDNRCLFRMMNCRVQEARRRKNLPDFPCKPVGMIEYCHFAKTIDPRIETRCIACPPDPHPGEFYCCWEFTAVK; via the coding sequence ATGGACCAAAAAAAATTTATTGAACCAAAAGACCTTGATAAAAAACAACTGCTGGAATTACTGGAAGATGCCGCGAGAAACTGGCTTGCCCACGACGGACTGTGGTTTCAAGCGGTTGAAAAAAAATGCGGTTTGGAGACGGCGATCGAACTTGATGGCAATGCCTGGAAAGAGTTCACTCAGATCGAAGCCCGGAGAATCATGAAACGCCTGAACATCAAACCCGGCGGCGGAATCCCGGCATTGCATCAGGCATTAAAATTTCGACTTTATGCGTTTGTAAATGTACAAGCAATAACTGAAGTTTCAGATAACCGATGCCTTTTCCGCATGATGAATTGTCGCGTACAAGAAGCGCGCAGAAGGAAAAACCTGCCTGACTTTCCATGTAAACCCGTAGGCATGATTGAATATTGCCATTTTGCAAAAACTATTGACCCGCGCATAGAAACACGCTGTATCGCGTGCCCGCCGGATCCCCATCCGGGAGAATTCTATTGCTGCTGGGAATTTACTGCAGTTAAATAA
- a CDS encoding ferrous iron transporter B yields the protein MKKILLMGNPNVGKSVVFSRLTGVGVISSNYPGTTVEFVSGSMKVGDQKVDVVDVPGTYSLEPTNPAEKVALELLNDAVGDKGVVVVNVLDATNLERNLNLTLQLLKKDILLIVVLNLWDETKHTGITINIGKLEAILGIPVVPTVAVTGERIKELIGRLNEAKKSIYEYEDAEKWHEVGKIIEQVQTVRHRHHTFWEMLGDLTIKPVTGIMIALVILAATFYVIRLIGEGLINILLDPLFNNLYLPFIARIVSLIPVPFIRALLLGTTPNVLESFGLLTTALYIPLVVVLPYLFGFYLVLSFLEDWGYLPRLAVLLDSIFHRLGLHGYSAIPIILGLGCKVPAMLATRILETRREKVIAVALIMMSAPCMPQTAMIVSLVMPHGAGYVALIFGILIVIAALTGFFLNKLLRGETPELFVEIPPYRIPRLSILFRKVWLRLSTFFIEAIPLIILGVFFIGILEQLKVINALSVILGAPLEYILGLPPQTALVMISGFLRKDVSIALLAPYNLGPEQLVIACIFLVLYLPCCATFFTMARELGWRDALRILLILLGSGFLVGGILNLIFKII from the coding sequence ATGAAAAAGATCTTGCTAATGGGTAATCCCAACGTGGGTAAGAGTGTCGTTTTTTCAAGGCTTACCGGCGTCGGGGTCATATCGTCGAATTATCCGGGAACCACGGTAGAATTCGTGTCGGGCAGCATGAAGGTCGGCGACCAGAAGGTTGATGTGGTTGATGTGCCGGGAACATACAGCCTGGAGCCGACCAATCCGGCCGAAAAGGTCGCGCTGGAGCTGCTTAACGATGCGGTCGGCGACAAGGGCGTTGTTGTGGTAAATGTTTTGGATGCCACGAATCTGGAGAGAAATCTGAACTTGACGCTCCAGCTCCTGAAAAAAGATATCCTGTTGATCGTTGTGCTTAACCTCTGGGATGAAACAAAACACACTGGTATCACTATTAATATCGGTAAGCTCGAGGCGATCCTCGGCATTCCGGTCGTACCCACGGTCGCGGTTACGGGTGAAAGAATAAAGGAATTGATCGGGAGGCTGAACGAAGCTAAAAAAAGTATTTATGAATACGAAGATGCCGAAAAATGGCACGAGGTTGGGAAAATCATAGAGCAGGTCCAGACCGTGAGGCACCGGCATCACACGTTCTGGGAGATGTTGGGCGACCTGACCATAAAACCGGTGACCGGGATCATGATTGCCCTCGTTATCCTCGCGGCTACATTTTATGTTATCAGGCTTATCGGTGAAGGACTGATCAACATTCTGCTCGATCCCTTGTTCAACAACCTTTATTTACCTTTTATCGCAAGGATTGTGAGTTTGATACCGGTGCCGTTTATCCGTGCCCTGCTTCTGGGAACAACTCCGAATGTTCTGGAATCATTCGGGCTTTTGACAACCGCTCTCTATATTCCGCTGGTTGTTGTGCTTCCCTATCTTTTCGGCTTCTATTTAGTATTGAGTTTCCTGGAGGATTGGGGCTATCTCCCCCGGTTGGCCGTCCTTCTGGACAGCATTTTTCATCGGCTGGGACTGCACGGTTATTCCGCTATCCCCATCATATTAGGTCTTGGATGCAAAGTCCCGGCGATGCTCGCCACGAGGATCCTGGAAACCAGACGGGAGAAGGTGATAGCCGTCGCTCTGATTATGATGAGTGCGCCCTGCATGCCCCAGACCGCTATGATCGTAAGCCTGGTCATGCCCCATGGCGCCGGATACGTGGCATTAATCTTTGGTATCCTCATCGTCATCGCGGCCCTAACGGGCTTTTTCCTGAATAAGCTGCTCAGGGGCGAGACGCCCGAGCTGTTCGTCGAAATCCCGCCTTATCGTATTCCGAGACTTTCGATTCTTTTCAGGAAGGTCTGGCTGCGGTTGAGTACATTTTTCATCGAAGCGATACCGCTGATCATACTGGGTGTCTTTTTCATTGGAATCTTAGAACAGCTCAAGGTGATCAATGCGTTATCGGTGATATTGGGCGCGCCACTTGAGTACATCCTCGGACTGCCGCCGCAGACGGCGCTGGTTATGATATCCGGTTTTTTGCGCAAAGATGTCTCCATCGCATTGTTGGCGCCTTATAACCTCGGGCCTGAACAGCTCGTTATCGCCTGCATTTTTTTGGTGCTCTACCTTCCTTGTTGCGCGACCTTCTTCACCATGGCGAGGGAACTTGGGTGGCGTGATGCGTTAAGAATACTGTTGATCCTGCTCGGCTCCGGTTTCCTGGTTGGTGGAATCCTAAATTTGATCTTTAAAATTATTTAA
- a CDS encoding FeoA family protein has product MNKIDLTVMQPGQKGKVIEIQGGRGMAMKLEALEIRPGVEITKVSTQIMHGPVIVGVGKAQVAIGFGIARRIIVKPADNDRSQ; this is encoded by the coding sequence ATGAACAAGATCGATTTAACAGTAATGCAACCGGGCCAAAAGGGAAAAGTTATTGAAATCCAGGGCGGCAGGGGAATGGCCATGAAACTGGAGGCACTGGAGATCCGTCCCGGAGTAGAAATAACCAAAGTGAGTACGCAGATTATGCACGGACCGGTGATCGTAGGCGTTGGCAAAGCCCAGGTTGCGATAGGTTTTGGCATAGCCCGCCGGATTATTGTCAAACCTGCAGACAATGATCGTAGCCAATAG
- a CDS encoding transcriptional repressor — MQIKIKKQNGLDEYQKYKKEQKLKASKKRTSIVNYFLKEDRHFTAEELYNEIKKINPQISYATVYRALKLLANMGLAHICQFKGKETRFEPRHKAEHHDHLICLRCGQIIEFSQDEIEKLQKQVAAKHGFKVESHKLELYGLCKKCSSKER, encoded by the coding sequence ATGCAAATCAAAATCAAAAAGCAAAATGGACTGGACGAGTACCAGAAATATAAAAAAGAACAAAAGCTGAAAGCTTCTAAAAAAAGAACATCCATCGTTAATTATTTTCTTAAGGAGGACCGGCATTTTACGGCCGAGGAACTCTATAACGAAATCAAAAAAATCAATCCCCAGATCAGCTATGCGACTGTTTATCGCGCGTTGAAATTACTTGCCAATATGGGTTTGGCGCATATCTGCCAATTTAAAGGCAAAGAGACAAGATTTGAACCCAGACACAAAGCCGAGCATCACGACCACCTGATCTGTTTGAGGTGCGGGCAAATAATAGAATTTTCTCAAGATGAGATAGAAAAATTGCAAAAACAGGTTGCGGCGAAGCATGGGTTTAAAGTAGAATCGCATAAATTGGAATTGTACGGGCTTTGTAAGAAGTGCTCTTCAAAGGAGAGGTAA
- a CDS encoding DUF192 domain-containing protein, with protein sequence MCFLAWWVLNAACKKSERAPASDKRYEVPFKKEGRLAFIKKDTNDTLIVIDIEIADNEEERTRGLMWRYSMPDGDGMLFVFGEESPLSFWMKNTYIPLDIVFVNKRYEIITIRQNTTPLDEMPIPSDKPAQYVVEVNAWFCARRRIKTGDGIGYVKVK encoded by the coding sequence TTGTGTTTCCTCGCATGGTGGGTGCTCAACGCAGCCTGCAAAAAATCCGAGCGGGCACCTGCTTCGGATAAGCGGTACGAAGTTCCATTCAAGAAAGAAGGCCGGCTCGCGTTTATCAAAAAGGACACAAACGATACATTGATCGTGATCGATATTGAAATCGCCGATAACGAGGAAGAAAGAACCCGGGGACTCATGTGGCGCTATTCAATGCCAGACGGCGATGGCATGCTATTTGTTTTCGGAGAGGAAAGTCCGTTGTCGTTCTGGATGAAGAACACGTATATACCTCTAGATATTGTGTTTGTCAATAAGAGATATGAAATCATCACAATTCGGCAGAACACAACTCCTTTGGATGAAATGCCGATACCGTCGGATAAACCAGCCCAGTACGTGGTCGAAGTAAATGCCTGGTTTTGCGCCCGCCGCCGGATTAAAACCGGCGATGGGATCGGGTATGTTAAAGTCAAATAA
- a CDS encoding ferredoxin-thioredoxin reductase catalytic domain-containing protein, whose translation MANEWDDVVGMTEYDENLKRIEGIANSKGYRLNQNNERVKKVVGLMTMNYQEHGKYFCPCKQSDPLDEVNDVLCPCPALDEEVKKDGHCYCKLFFRVKKH comes from the coding sequence ATGGCTAATGAGTGGGATGACGTTGTCGGCATGACAGAATACGATGAAAATCTAAAAAGAATCGAAGGTATTGCTAATAGCAAAGGATACAGGCTGAACCAGAATAATGAGCGGGTTAAAAAAGTTGTGGGACTAATGACCATGAATTATCAGGAGCATGGGAAATACTTCTGTCCCTGCAAGCAGAGTGATCCACTGGATGAGGTTAATGACGTCCTCTGCCCGTGCCCCGCGCTCGATGAAGAGGTAAAAAAGGACGGCCATTGTTACTGCAAACTGTTTTTTCGGGTAAAAAAGCACTGA
- a CDS encoding ferritin family protein, with product MLKKLWVSFEHIKDEMFEKEVKMPFQIPSKWDKLHKEELDKEIIRAGTNAESDAINLYEQLSTLTTNEHIRKILLDLARDAKAHAEVLKTLLLECDSEQREEKIKENKILETKLKWNMY from the coding sequence TTGTTAAAAAAGCTCTGGGTGTCTTTTGAACATATTAAGGACGAAATGTTTGAGAAGGAGGTAAAAATGCCATTCCAAATTCCTTCAAAATGGGATAAATTGCACAAAGAGGAATTAGACAAAGAAATCATCAGGGCTGGTACTAATGCGGAGTCGGATGCGATAAATCTCTATGAACAATTGTCAACGCTCACCACGAACGAGCACATTAGGAAGATTCTCCTTGACCTGGCGAGAGACGCAAAGGCGCATGCCGAAGTGCTCAAAACATTGCTTTTAGAATGCGACTCTGAACAGCGTGAAGAAAAAATAAAAGAGAACAAAATCCTTGAAACAAAATTGAAATGGAATATGTATTGA
- a CDS encoding M23 family metallopeptidase yields the protein MEKINLVLISRKRNWTRRLSLPWILPYFIATLFLILTTFTIALFCYRACTTAAKTNLARLEDEHLFLLAKSDSLSHLVQAANQQLETQIARDYRERTYLEMANIHPDVWSMGIGGSTSDFSDKNLSSQTQKMLDDIHDALNILCGQCNLRGKSLGEIKRKIDDNLNCYAHMPSVNPLPGRILGSPFGYRVDPFTKEIRMHWGVDIGAPTGTQIYATADGIVIFTGWNQGFGLSVEIDHGYGYVTRYAHCQSILVKLGDIIKRGQIIATVGSTGRATCSHLHYEVHVSGIRVNPSNYINLSDMIYD from the coding sequence ATGGAAAAAATCAACTTAGTGTTGATATCCAGAAAGAGGAATTGGACACGCCGCCTTTCTCTGCCATGGATACTACCATATTTTATTGCTACACTCTTTTTGATTCTCACTACCTTTACGATAGCCTTATTTTGTTATCGCGCATGTACTACGGCTGCCAAGACAAACCTTGCCAGACTTGAAGATGAACACTTATTCTTGTTGGCGAAATCGGATTCACTATCTCACTTAGTTCAAGCTGCAAATCAGCAACTGGAAACACAAATTGCCAGAGATTATCGCGAGCGCACCTATCTGGAAATGGCCAATATACACCCCGATGTGTGGTCTATGGGAATAGGCGGCAGCACCAGTGATTTCTCAGATAAAAATTTGTCGAGTCAGACGCAAAAAATGTTGGATGATATCCACGATGCTCTTAATATCCTATGTGGTCAATGCAATCTCAGAGGAAAGAGTCTTGGTGAAATAAAACGCAAAATCGATGACAACCTGAATTGCTATGCACATATGCCTTCAGTAAATCCTTTACCTGGGCGTATTCTTGGCTCGCCCTTTGGTTACCGGGTTGATCCGTTCACCAAAGAAATCCGCATGCATTGGGGCGTTGATATCGGTGCTCCGACCGGAACACAAATTTATGCAACAGCTGATGGCATAGTTATCTTTACGGGATGGAATCAGGGTTTTGGATTGTCGGTTGAAATTGACCATGGTTATGGATATGTAACCCGCTATGCTCATTGTCAAAGTATTTTGGTGAAATTAGGTGATATAATAAAGCGGGGACAGATAATTGCCACTGTCGGCTCAACAGGCCGTGCAACCTGTTCGCACTTGCATTATGAAGTACACGTCTCAGGCATCAGAGTAAATCCATCTAATTACATCAATCTGTCCGATATGATTTATGATTGA
- a CDS encoding aminotransferase class I/II-fold pyridoxal phosphate-dependent enzyme: MRVETIIVHGEQHPDKITGAISPPIYQTSTFAFKSAEHGADLFQNEEAGYIYTRLRNPTTDLLARQIALLESAEAGLIFASGLAAIFATIITCVKSNEHIICDNTIYGGTYAQFKIVLPRLGIHTTFIDAAQNGEIERSIKPNTRLIFFETPANPTLKIIDIERCAEIAKKHQIYLCVDNTFATPYLQRPIQFGADVVVHSATKYFGGHGDIIGGAVVGKNDFIVRMQSEFAKHTGATMSPFNAWLVLRGLKTLAVRMDRHCLNAMEIADFLAAHPKVERVYYPGLPGHPGYEMAKKQMTNFGGMIGFDLKNGIEAGKKLMNSVRLCILAVSLGDIDTLIEHPASMTHVAYTEEELMRIGIKPGFVRLSVGLENINDLIDDLKQALDKI; the protein is encoded by the coding sequence ATGCGGGTTGAAACGATAATCGTTCACGGGGAACAGCATCCCGACAAAATTACGGGCGCCATTTCACCGCCTATATATCAAACATCAACTTTTGCTTTCAAGAGTGCCGAGCACGGCGCTGATCTTTTCCAAAATGAAGAAGCGGGATATATCTACACCCGGCTTCGAAATCCGACCACCGACCTTCTTGCTCGGCAGATTGCCCTTCTGGAATCAGCCGAAGCCGGACTTATATTTGCTTCGGGCCTCGCCGCTATTTTCGCGACGATAATAACCTGTGTTAAAAGTAATGAGCATATCATTTGTGACAATACAATTTACGGTGGAACATACGCTCAATTCAAGATTGTCCTGCCGCGGTTGGGCATTCATACAACTTTTATTGATGCAGCGCAAAATGGGGAGATAGAAAGATCAATAAAACCCAATACCAGGCTGATTTTCTTTGAGACCCCGGCAAATCCAACATTGAAAATTATTGACATTGAACGATGTGCAGAAATTGCAAAAAAACACCAAATATACTTGTGTGTAGATAATACCTTTGCAACGCCATATCTGCAAAGGCCCATACAATTCGGTGCTGACGTAGTTGTTCACTCGGCAACGAAGTATTTTGGCGGACATGGTGATATAATCGGCGGCGCAGTTGTCGGTAAAAACGACTTCATTGTAAGGATGCAGTCAGAATTCGCAAAACATACCGGCGCAACAATGTCGCCTTTCAACGCTTGGCTGGTTTTACGTGGATTGAAGACGCTTGCCGTGAGAATGGACAGGCACTGTTTAAATGCGATGGAAATTGCCGATTTCCTCGCGGCTCACCCTAAAGTTGAAAGAGTTTATTATCCCGGTCTGCCCGGGCACCCCGGCTATGAAATGGCTAAGAAACAGATGACAAACTTCGGAGGTATGATCGGTTTTGATCTTAAGAATGGCATTGAAGCAGGTAAAAAATTAATGAATTCGGTCAGACTGTGCATCCTTGCTGTTAGTCTCGGTGATATTGATACATTGATCGAACACCCGGCTTCAATGACACACGTGGCATACACTGAAGAAGAGTTAATGAGAATCGGTATCAAACCAGGTTTCGTCAGGTTGTCAGTTGGACTTGAGAACATAAACGACTTGATTGATGATTTGAAACAGGCGCTGGATAAAATATAA